GTACCAGCGAAGCACCAGCCCCAGGGGATCGACCAGCATCTGCGCCAGCAGCGCCCCGGTCGTCAGCTGTCCGACGGTCATCCATCCCTCCAGGACGAACCAGCCGCCCAGCATCAGTACGGTGGCGAGGATCGCCACGTACGTGAGGTTGATGACCGGGAAGAGCACCGAGCGCAGGAAGAGCGTGTACCGCTCCCAACGGGTCCACTCCATGACCCGCCGCTCCGACAGCGCCACCCGGCGCGCGCCGAGCCGGTGGGCCTCGACGGTCCGCCCCGCGTCCACCGTCTCCGCGAGCATCGCCGCCACCGCGGCGTACCCCGCGGACTCCGAGCGATACGCCGAAGGAGCCCGCTTGAAGTACCAGCGGCAGCCGGTGAGCAGCAGCGGCAGGGCCACCAGGACCGCGAGCGCCAGCGGCGGCGCGGTCACGGTGAGCGCGCCGATCAGCAGACCCGCCCAGACCACCCCGATGACGAGCTGAGGAACGGCCTCGCGCATGGCGTTGGCCAGCCGGTCGATGTCCGTGGTGATCCGGGAGAGCAGGTCGCCCGTGCCCGCCCGCTCCAGCACTCCGGGCGGCAGTCCCACCGCGCGTACGAGGAAGTCCTCGCGCAGGTCGGCGAGCATCTCCTCGCCGAGCATCGCGCTGCGCAGCCGCATCGTCCAGGTGAAGAGCGTCTGGATCAGCAGGGCTGCCGCGAAGATCGCGGTCGTGCGTCCCAGGTGCAGGTCGGTGACCCCGTCCGCCAGGTCCTCCACCAGCCCGCCCAGCAGGTACGGGCCGACGATGGACGCGACGACCGCGACCACGTTGGCGGCGACGAGCACGGCGAACGCACGGCGATGACGCCGCAGCAGATCGCGGACGTACGCCCGCACGGTGGCGGCGGAGCCCACCGGCAGGGTGGTGGCCGTCGTCGGCGCGGCCGGGTCGTACGGCGGTGGTGCGAGGCCGATCATGCCCTCTCCTCGATCTCTCCGGCTTTCCGGAGGCTGTTCAGCCCGTCGGTGGCGCTGTCCGTCCCGGCACCGTGCGGCGGTCCGGCTGCCGCTGCCTCGTCCTCGGTCTCCCGGGTGACGACCGAGCGGTAGAGCGGGTCGGTGAGCAGGAGTTCGCGGTGCGGTCCCGCCGCGACGACCGTCCCGGCGTGGACCAGTGCGACCCGGTCGGCGAGGTCCAGCAGCAGCGGCGAGGAGGAGAACACCACCGTGGTGCGGCCCCGGCGCAGTTCCCTGATGCCGGCGCCGACCCTGGCCTCCGTGTGCGAGTCCACGGCCGAGGTCGGCTCGTCGAGGACCAGTACCTCGGGGTCGGTGACCAGCGAGCGGGCCAAGGCCAGCCGTTGCCGTTGTCCCCCGGAGAGCGAACGGCCGCGCTCGGTGATGCGCGTCCTCATCGGGTCGCCGTCCGTGTCGACGGACGCCTGGGCCAGCGCGTCCAGCACGTCGTCGCAGTAGGCGGCCGACAGAGCGTCCTCGGCGCGGACCGCTCCCGACGCCGGAACGTCGAGCAGCTCCCGGAGCGTGCCGGAGAGCAGCACCGGGTCCTTGTCCTGGACCAGGACGGCGGTACGTGCCCGCTCCAGCGGCAGTTCGTCCAGCGCGCAGCCGCCCAGCAGCACGGACGGCACCGCGCTCTCTTCTCCGGCCCCTTCCCGCGTGTCCTCGGCGGCGGCGTGGCCGCCGAGCCGCTCGGCCAGCCGTCCCGCCTCGTCCGGGTCCCCGCAGACCACGGCGGTGAAGAGCCCCGCGGAGGCCAGCAGACCGGTGACCGGGTCGTACAGATCGCCGGAAGGAAGCGTTTCTTCGGTGTCCGCGGCCGTCCGCGCGGTGTTCTCGGCCGCCGGTCGCGTGTCCCGGTGCAGCGACAGCACCCGGACGGCGCGTTGGGCGGAGGGACGGGAGAAGGAGTAGGCCATGGCGATCTCCTCCACCGTCCGCAGCGGATACAGCAGCAGCATCGCGGAGTTGAACACGGTGACCAGCTGCCCCACCTCGATCTCCCCGTCACGGGCCAGCCCGGCTCCGTACCAGACCAGTGCGATCAGCAGCAGGCCGGGCAGCAGCACCTGGACGGCGGAGATCAGGGACCACATGCGGGCGCTGTGCACGGCCGCGCCGCGGACCTCCTGGGAGGCGCGGCGGTAACGGCCGAGGAAGAGTTCCTCCCCGCCGATGCCGCGCAGCACCCGCAGCCCCGCGACGGTGTCCGACGCCAGCTCGGTGGCCTTGCCGGCCTTCTCCCGCTGAAGGTCGGCCCGCCGGGTCGCCCGGGGCAGCAACGGCAGCATCGCCAGGGCGAGTACGGGTACGGAGAGCGCCACCAGGAAGCCGAGCGACGGCAGGTACAGCACCAGGCCGACGCAGATCAGCACGAGGGCGACCGCCGCGGCGGCGAACCGGGAGAGCGCCTCGATGAACCAGCCGATCTTCTCGACATCACTTGTGGAGACCGCGACCACTTCACCGGCCGCCACCCGCCGCGTCAGGGCCGCGCCGAGTTCGGCGGTCCGCCGGGCGAGGAGCTGCTGCACCCGCGCGGCGGCGGTGATCCAGTTGGCGACGGCGGTGCGGTGGAGCATGGTGTCGCCGACCGCGATGCCGATGCCCAGCACCAGGATCATGCCCCCGGACAGGGCGAGCCGCCCGCCGGAACGGTCGATCACCGCCTGCACCGCGAGACCGGCCGCCAGCGGCAGCCCGGCCAGGGCCAGTTGGTGGAAGAGACCCCAGGAGAGCGAAAAGAGCTGGCCCTTGAGCTGGTTGCGGCCGAGCCAGACGAGGAAGCGGGGGCCGGAACGGACGTCAGGATCGCCGGGGTCCTGGTACGGAAGATCACGAATCTGCATGGGGTCCCAAGAATCGGAAGTACGGAGTCCACCGGCGACGGGGCTACCGAAGTGGTGAAGGGCAAACAGTAAGGTTTGCCTCTCTTACCGGTTCCGGGCAAATGATTTTCCGTGGATCGGTGCCTTTTCGCCTGGTAGCCGAATCGCCGGGGCCCCGGCGGCCCGTATCGCCCTCTGGAGGCTCGGGGGACTCGTGGTGGCGAGGTGTCAGGCCTTCGCCGGCGCGAGGAGCCGCGCCCCCGTCGCGGCGCGGACCTCCTCCTCGCTCACCCCCTCGGCGCACTCCACCAGGACCAGGCCGGCCTCGGTCACGTCGACGACGGCCAGCTCGGTGATGATCCGGTGGACGACTCCGCGCCCGTCCGGCCGACCCGCCCCGGGCCCGCGAGGCTCAGGAGGTCAGCCGGACGGGCGCGTCGCCCGCTCCAACTCCGCGAGGACGGAGCGGTACGGGTGCCCGGTGGCCCGTTCCATGCCGATCTCGCACATCCGGTTGGCCGAGACGTAGGCGTCGTGGCCGCGGGCGTCGACCTCGGCGGCCTCCTTGGCCGTCGCCGAGTCGGTCAGTTCCTTGTGCAGCATCCCGCGGTCCCCGGCGAACCCGCAGCACTTCGCGTCGTCCGGCAGGAACACCTCCTCCGCGCACGCTCCGGCGAGCGTAAGCAGCCGGTCCACCAGCTCCAGATGCTCCATCGAACACGTCGGGTGCACGACGGCCGACCCGGTCCTGCGCTCCACCGTGAGCCGGGGGAGCAGCTCGTCGGCGGCCCAGACGAGGGAGTCCACCACCGTCAACTCCCGGTGCAGGGCGCGGTTGTCCTCGGTGAGGTAGGGGACGACCTCCCGCGCGATGCCGAGGGTGCAGGAGGTGGCGTCGACCACCAG
The DNA window shown above is from Streptomyces sp. NBC_00247 and carries:
- a CDS encoding ABC transporter ATP-binding protein; its protein translation is MIGLAPPPYDPAAPTTATTLPVGSAATVRAYVRDLLRRHRRAFAVLVAANVVAVVASIVGPYLLGGLVEDLADGVTDLHLGRTTAIFAAALLIQTLFTWTMRLRSAMLGEEMLADLREDFLVRAVGLPPGVLERAGTGDLLSRITTDIDRLANAMREAVPQLVIGVVWAGLLIGALTVTAPPLALAVLVALPLLLTGCRWYFKRAPSAYRSESAGYAAVAAMLAETVDAGRTVEAHRLGARRVALSERRVMEWTRWERYTLFLRSVLFPVINLTYVAILATVLMLGGWFVLEGWMTVGQLTTGALLAQMLVDPLGLVLRWYDELQVAQVSLARLVGVRDIEPDAGDESVRPEGRKVRAEDVRFGYRSGVDVLHEVTLDVAPGTRLALVGPSGAGKSTLGRLLAGIYAPRTGEVTLGGAELSRMPAERVRGHVALVNQEHHVFVGSLRDNLLLARTGAEDAALWASLAAVDADGWARALEEGLDTAVGSGGLALTPAQAQQIALARLVLADPHTLVLDEATSLLDPRAARHLERSLARVLEGRTVVAIAHRLHTAHDADVIAVVEKGRISELGSHDELVAADGAYAALWRSWHG
- a CDS encoding ABC transporter ATP-binding protein; this translates as MQIRDLPYQDPGDPDVRSGPRFLVWLGRNQLKGQLFSLSWGLFHQLALAGLPLAAGLAVQAVIDRSGGRLALSGGMILVLGIGIAVGDTMLHRTAVANWITAAARVQQLLARRTAELGAALTRRVAAGEVVAVSTSDVEKIGWFIEALSRFAAAAVALVLICVGLVLYLPSLGFLVALSVPVLALAMLPLLPRATRRADLQREKAGKATELASDTVAGLRVLRGIGGEELFLGRYRRASQEVRGAAVHSARMWSLISAVQVLLPGLLLIALVWYGAGLARDGEIEVGQLVTVFNSAMLLLYPLRTVEEIAMAYSFSRPSAQRAVRVLSLHRDTRPAAENTARTAADTEETLPSGDLYDPVTGLLASAGLFTAVVCGDPDEAGRLAERLGGHAAAEDTREGAGEESAVPSVLLGGCALDELPLERARTAVLVQDKDPVLLSGTLRELLDVPASGAVRAEDALSAAYCDDVLDALAQASVDTDGDPMRTRITERGRSLSGGQRQRLALARSLVTDPEVLVLDEPTSAVDSHTEARVGAGIRELRRGRTTVVFSSSPLLLDLADRVALVHAGTVVAAGPHRELLLTDPLYRSVVTRETEDEAAAAGPPHGAGTDSATDGLNSLRKAGEIEERA